One Fibrobacter sp. UBA4297 DNA window includes the following coding sequences:
- the folK gene encoding 2-amino-4-hydroxy-6-hydroxymethyldihydropteridine diphosphokinase, giving the protein MDSLNRVYIALGSNLPDRSAHLKAGRDMLRRISTGGRLESPIYETPPVGPEGQGPYFNQVVSFLYDGDPTRLLYYLKGSELILGRKDRGHWNSREVDLDLLFFGREVCSGRPTIPHPQIYSRQFVLVPLNDIAPDWVDPKTNKSVKDLLTELLSKEEKIPFRIIEGEEP; this is encoded by the coding sequence GTGGATTCCTTAAATAGAGTATATATAGCACTCGGAAGTAATCTTCCTGACCGCTCGGCTCATTTGAAAGCTGGGAGGGACATGCTTCGCCGCATCAGTACCGGGGGCAGGCTTGAAAGTCCGATTTACGAGACTCCGCCAGTGGGACCGGAGGGGCAGGGACCTTATTTTAACCAGGTCGTGAGCTTCTTATACGATGGCGATCCGACAAGGCTTCTGTACTATTTAAAAGGCTCCGAGCTAATTCTTGGGCGCAAGGACCGTGGACATTGGAACTCCAGGGAAGTGGACTTGGATTTGCTATTCTTTGGCCGCGAAGTTTGTTCTGGACGTCCGACAATTCCGCATCCCCAAATTTATAGCCGTCAGTTTGTGCTTGTTCCGTTAAACGATATTGCACCGGACTGGGTGGACCCGAAGACGAACAAGTCTGTAAAGGACTTGCTTACGGAATTGCTCTCAAAAGAAGAAAAAATCCCGTTTCGCATCATTGAAGGGGAGGAACCCTGA